The Cellulomonas sp. S1-8 genomic sequence GAAGGTTCACGTGCGTCCGTCCAGTTCACCCTCAGATGCCCAGCTGGAACACACCCCAGTAGGCCAGCACCACGAGCAGCACGGCCGATCCTGCGAGCACGCACCACATCGCGAAGAACCGGGCGACGCCCGGTCCGACGGCCTCGTCGTCCTGCTGGGCGTCGTGCGCGCGGCGCGCCAGCAGCACCACGGCGAGCACGGCCGCGGTGCCCAGCAGGCGCACCCCGACCCAGCCGCCCTGCACGACCCACGCGTTGCGCTCGTAGTCCACCGCCAGCCGCGCGACGGACACCACGTACCAGACCAGCGCGGCCGCGGTCGCGACGGTCGCGCCGCCCACGAGCGCGAGGCGGCCCGCGACCCCGCGCGCGTACCGCGGCGGCGGCGGCGCGTCGTCCTCGACGGTGCGACGGGCCGTCACGCCCTGCACGACGCGCGTCGTCCCCACCGTGAGGGACGCGACCAGCAGGAGCGCCAGCGCGCCGATCACCAGCCCGAGCAGCACGCTGCCGTCGCGCAGCCAGCCCGGCTGCGGCACGGGTCCGGCGAGGTAGGTCTGCTCGGGCTGCGCACCCGCCACCCGCGGCGCGGCGTCGGCCGTGTCCGGCAGGCCCTGCACCCAGCCCGCCAGGTCCTCCAGGAAGGCGGGGAGCACCTCCCCGTCCACCCGCATGCCGTGGTTCGCACCGTCGTAGTACCGCACCGTCACGTCGTGGTTGCCGGTCACCGCGACGTCCGTGAGGATCTGCTGCGCCCCCTGCACGACCGGCATCGACGCGTCCCCCGTGCCGTACACGACGAGCACGGGCTGCCTGACCTGCTGCTGCCACGGCTGCACGTCGAAGTCGGCGTACTCGAACCCGCCGCCGGGCATCGACATGCCGACGGCCCGCGGGATCGCCCGGAACATCGCCTGCGGCACCCCGGTGTTGCGCAGGTACGCGTCGACGGCGAAGGCGGCCTGCTGCCGCGGCGGCACCACCGGCGAGGAGACCAGGACCAGGGCGTCGAGCCTCGGGTCCTGCGCGGCCATGACCGGGGCGATCCAGCCGCCCTCGCTCTCGGCGTACACGACGACGCGGTCGGGGTCGACCTCCGGCCGGTCGCGCAGCAGGTCCACGGAACGCAGGTAGTCGTCGGCCATCGCGACGTAGTCGCGGTGGCGCGTGGTGTACGTGTCGAGGCGCTTGTCCGGCACCATCGCGACGACGCCGGCGGCGGCCAGCGCCTGGGCCTGGGCGGTGAACGCCTGGGCGAACCTGCCGGTGCCGGCGCCGTGCACGAAGAGGACCGCGGGTGCGGGCTCCGTCACGTCGACGGGCAGGCTGAGGCGCGCGCGCACGCTGGCTCCGTCGAGCGGCACGGTCACCTCGACGGTCCGCACGTCGTGGACGGCGAGCGGCGGCGCGTCGCCGATCGCGGTGCTGGTCGACCCGATCTCGATCTCGTCCGCGAGCGGGACGGGGTCCCAGCGCGGTCCCATCACCGCGCCGATCACGGCGAGCAGGACGACGCCGAGCGCGACCCCGGCGACCAGGCCGTAGGCCGACGCCGAGCGTCCCGACCGGCCGCCGCGCCCGGTCAGGCGCGTCACCCGGCGCCACGCGCCGGACGCCGTCACCGCCACCTCAGAAGCCCAGCCGGCCGAGCTGCTTGGGGTCGCGCTGCCAGTCCTTGGCCACCTTGACGTGCAGGTCGAGGAAGACGCGGGCGCCGAGCAGCGCCTCGATCTGCGTGCGGGCCCGCGTGCCGACGTCGCGCAGCCGCGCCCCACCCCGCCCGATGACGATCGCCTTCTGGCTGTCACGCTCGACGAACAGGTGGACACGCACGTCGAGCAGCGGACGCCCGTCGGCGCCCGGCGGCTGGTCGCGCGGGACGATCTCGTCGACGACGACCGCGAGCGAGTGCGGCAGCTCGTCGCGCACGCCCTCGAGGGCCGCCTCGCGCACGAGCTCGGCGACCATGACCAGCTCGGGCTCGTCGGTGAGCTCCCCGGCGGGGTACAGCGCCGGCCCCTCGGGCAGGTGTCCCACCAGCACGTCGGCGAGGACGTCGACCTGGTAGCCGTCGCGCGAGGAGACGGGCACGATGTCGGCCCACTCCCCGAGCTGGTCGACCGCCATGAGCTGCTCCGCGAGCTTCGCGCGCGGCACCGTGTCGGTCTTGGTGACGACCGCGACGACGGGGGTGTTCGCGCGGCCGGGCTGCGACAGGCGCGCGAGCTGCTCGGTGATGAAGCGGTCGCCGGGGCCGATCCGCTCGTCGGCCGGCACGCAGAAGCCGATGACGTCGACCTCGGTGAGCGTGTCGCGCACCAGGTCGTTGAGGCGCTCGCCCAGCAGCGTGCGCGGCCGGTGCAGCCCGGGGGTGTCGACGAGCACGAGCTGTGCGTCCTCGCGGTGCACGATGCCGCGCACGACGTGCCGCGTGGTCTGCGGGCGCCCCGAGGTGATCGCGACCTTCTGCCCGACGAGCGCGTTCGTCAGGGTCGACTTGCCCGTGTTGGGCCGCCCGACCAGGCAGGCGAATCCGGAACGGTGGGTCATCGGGTCGCCTCCGCGCCGTGGTCGCGCGTGGCGGGGGTGCCGCGCGCGGGGGTGCCCGTGGCGGACGTGCCGCGGGCGGGGGTCGAGGGCGTGCCCTCGTCGGCGTCGGCCGCCCGGTGCACCAGCACCGTCGCGAGCCGCTTGCGGCGGCCCTCGACGCGCTCGGCCTCCAGCCGCAGGCCGTGGATCTCCCCGACCGACCCGGGCAGCGGCACCTTGCCCAGCGCCTTGGCGAGCAGACCGGCCGCCGTGTCCACGTCCTCGTCCTCCACCTCGATGCCGAACAGGTCGCCCAGCTCGTCGCGCCCGAGGCGCGCCGGCACACGGTAGCCGCCGTCGCCGATCTCCTCGACGCCCGGTGCGCTCGTGTCGTGCTCGTCGGTGAGCTCGCCGACGATCTCCTCCAGCGCGTCCTCGATCGTCACGAGCCCGGCGATGCCGCCGTACTCGTCGACCACGAGCGCGATGTGGCTCGACCCGTCGCGCAGCTCGCGCAGCAGCGCGTCGACGGGCTTGGACTCCGGCACGTACACCGCCGGGCGTGCCAGCGACGACGCGGGCGCGTCGAGCGGGTCGTCGTCGCCGGCGTCGCGCCCACCGGCGGGTGCCGGGATGCGCCGCACGATGTCCTTGAGGTAGAGCACGCCGACGACGTCGTCGACCGACTCCCCGACGACGGGCACGCGCGAGAACCCGGAGCGCAGCAGCAGCGCGAGCACCTTGTGCAGCGGCGTGCTCGCGCGGGTCGTGATCATGTCGGTGCGCGGCACCATCACCTCGCGCGTCAGGGTGTCCCCGAGCTCGAGGACCGAGCGGAACATCTCCCGCTCGTTCTCCTCGATCGCGTCGGACTCGCTCACGCGCTCGACCATGTCGCGCAGCTCGGCGTCGTCCTGCTCGCTCGTCGACGCGGCGGGGTCCGCACGTCGTCCGACGCCGCCCGCGAGCCGCGTCACGGTCAGCAGCAGGCGCGACAGGCTCGCCAGCACGCCGACGGGGTGGCGGCGGCCCATGCTGCGCGGGCTGACGCGGACGAGCAGGAACGCGACGACCGCGCACGCCGCGATCGCGAGCAGCGCGGTGGCCCACCACGACAGGCTGCCGGCGCTGAGGGCCAGCGTGAGGCACACGGTCGCGGTCATCTCGCCCAGCAGCCGGACGAACGCGGCGGCCGCTGCCACGCGGGCGGGGTCGTCGACGAGCCGGCGCACGCGCGCGGCGGCGCCGGGACGGTCGTGCTCGAGCTCCGCGACCCGGGCACGGGTCACGCGCTGGACGGCGACCTCACCGGCCGACAGGGCGGCCGCCAGCACGATCCCCAGCAGCGCGATCGCGAGCAGCAGGGCGACGGGGACGCCGCTCATCGACCGGCCAGGAACGTCAGGAGGAGGCGGCGCTGGAGCGCGAACATCTCCTTCTCCTCGTCCGGCTCGGCGTGGTCGTAGCCGAGCAGGTGCAGGATGCCGTGCGTCGTCAGCAGCAGCATCTCCTCGGCCGTCGAGTGCCCGGCGGCACGCGCCTGGGTCGCCGCGACCTCGGGGCACAGCACCACGTCGCCCAGGACCCCGGGACCGGCCGGCTCGCCCTCGCGGCCGGGCCGCAGCTCGTCCATCGGGAACGACAGCACGTCCGTCGGGCCGGGCTCGTCCATCCACCGCACGTGCAGGTCCGTCATCGTGCCCGTGTCGACCAGGCGGACGAACAGGTCCGCCTGGGGGTGCACGTGCATCGCGTCCATCACGTACCGACCGAGCGCGGAGAACTCGGCCTCGTCGACCTCGACGCCGGACTCGTTGCTCACCTCGACGCTCATGAGCGGTCCCACCGCGCGTAGGCGTCGATGATCTCGCCGACCAGCCGGTGCCGGACCACGTCGGTGGACGTCAGCCGGCAGAACGCGATGTCGTCCACGCCCGCCAGGACCTGCTCGACGACCCGCAGGCCAGACGTAGTGCTGCTCGGCAGGTCGACCTGCGTGACGTCACCCGTGACGACCACCTTGGAGCCGAAGCCGAGCCGCGTGAGGAACATCTTCATCTGCTCGACGGAGGTGTTCTGGGCCTCGTCGAGGATGACGAAGGCGTCGTTGAGGGTGCGACCCCGCATGTACGCCAGGGGCGCGACCTCGATCGTGCCCGCCTCCATGAGCCGCGGGATCGAGTCGGGGTCGACCATGTCGTGCAACGCGTCGTACAGCGGGCGCAGGTAGGGGTCGATCTTGTCCGAGAGCGACCCAGGCAGGAAGCCGAGGCGCTCGCCCGCCTCGACGGCCGGGCGTGTCAGCACGATGCGGGTGACCTCGCGCGCCTGCAGGGCCTGCACGGCCTTCGCCATCGCGAGGTACGTCTTGCCGGTGCCCGCGGGACCGATCCCGAAGGTCACGGTGGTGCGCGCGATCGCGTCGACGTACTCCTTCTGCCCGGGCGTCTTGGGGCGGATGGTGCGCCCGCGCGAGGACAGGATGTTGAACGTCAGGACGTCGGCGGGCCGCGCCCCGGAGTCGGCAGTCAGCATCTTCACCGACCGCAGGACCACGTCGGGGCTGAGCGGCGTGCCCGCGGCGGCCATCTCGATGAGCTCGTCCACGAGCCGCGTGACGAGGGCGACGTCGCCGGGCGGACCCGCGAGCGTGACCTCGTTGCCGCGCACGTGCACGTCGACGGTGCGGAAGCCGTCCTCGATGCTGCGCAGCACCTCGTCGCGCAACCCGAGCAGCTCGACCATCGACACATCGGTCGGGACGGTGATCCGGTGCTCGACGCGCGCGTGGCGGGACTGCGGGACGCGGGGCTGGGGGCTGGTCTCGGCCATGTGCTCGGCGGGTGCCGTGCGCTCCTTCTCTCGAGGCGTGCCCTCCTGCGGGCACGTGCCCATCCTACGGCTCCGGTCCGACACGCACGGGCTCCCCTGGGCCCTTCGTCCCCGGGCACGCACGCCGCGCCAGGAGAACACTGGGACGAGGACGCCGGGCAACGGAGCCCGGTGGGTGCCTGCGACGGAGGAAGCACCATGGCCCGGTACGTCAAGGACTTCAGCGAGGGTGACAAGGACCAGAAGGACCTGCTCGGCGGGAAGGGCGCCAACCTCGCCGAGATGACCCGGCTGGGCCTGCCCGTCCCCCCGGGGTTCACGATCACCACGGAGGCGTGCCGCGCCTACATGCGCACCGGCGAGCTGCCGCCGGAGCTGCGGGTCGAGGTCACCATGGCGGTGCGGCACCTCGAGGACGAGCTGGGCCGCCGCCTGGGGGACTTCCACGACCCGCTCCTGGTGTCGGTGCGCTCGGGCGCGAAGTTCTCGATGCCCGGGATGATGGAGACGGTCCTCAACGTCGGCCTCAACGACGCGTCCGTGCAGGGCCTGGCGGAGCTCTCGGGCGACGAGCGCTTCGCGTGGGACTCCTACCGCCGCCTCATCCAGATGTTCGGCCGCACGGTCCTCGACATCGACGCGGACCTGTTCGCCGACGCGCTCGACAAGGCGAAGGCCGCACGCGGGGTGTCCGCGGACGTCGACCTCGACGCCACCGACCTGCACGCCCTGGTCGACACGTACAAGCAGATCGTGCGCGACGGGTCGGGCCGCGAGTTCCCGCAGCACCCGCGCGAGCAGCTCGACCTGGCGATCGTCGCGGTCCTCGAGTCCTGGGGCACCGACCGCGCCCGGCTGTACCGCCGCAAGGAGCGCATCCCCGACGACCTGGGCACGGCGGTCAACGTGTGCTCGATGGTCTTCGGCAACCTGGGGCCGACGTCGGGCACCGGCGTCGCCTTCACGCGCGACCCCGCGTCGGGCCGCACGGGCGACTACGGCGACTACCTGGTCAACGCGCAGGGCGAGGACGTGGTCGCCGGCATCCGCAACACGCTGTCCCTCGCGGACCTCGAGGAGGTCGACCCGGCGGCGTCCGCGGAGCTGCGCCAGGCGATGCGCCGCCTCGAGACCCACTACCGCGACCTGTGCGACATCGAGTTCACGATCGAGCGCGGCAAGCTGTGGATGCTGCAGACGCGCGTCGGCAAGCGCACCGCGCCCGCGGCGTTCCGCATCGCGTGCCAGCTGGTCGACGAGCACCTCATCACGATGGACGAGGCGCTGTCCCGGGTCACCGGCGCCCAGCTCTCGCAGCTGCAGTTCCCGCAGTTCGCCGCCGACGGCGCGGACCGTGTGCTGCTGACGAAGGCGATGCCCGCGTCCCCCGGCGCCGCGGTCGGCATGGCCGTGTTCGACTCCGCGACGGCCGAGCAGTGGGCCACCGAGGGCAAGGACGTCGTCCTGGTGCGTCGCGAGACCAACCCCGACGACCTCGGCGGCATGATCGCCGCCGTGGGTGTCCTCACCGCCCGCGGCGGCAAGACGTCGCACGCGGCGGTCGTCGCGCGCGGCATGGGCCGCACGTGCGTCGTCGGCGCCGAGGAGCTCACCGTCGACGCCACGGCGCGCACCATGGTCACCCGCAGCGGGCACACCGTCACCGAGGGCGAGGTCATCGCGATCGACGGCACCAGCGGCGAGGTCTTCCTCGGCGACGTGCCCGTCGTCCCCTCCCCCGTGCAGCGGTACCTCGAGGACGGTCTGGACGTCGCGCTCGACGAGGCCCCGGACGAGGAGACGCGCGACCTGGTGCGGGCGGTCGACCGGATCCTGGAGCACGCCGACGCGACCCGCCGGCTGCGCGTGCACGCCAACGCCGACACGGCCGAGGACGCCACCCGCGCCCGCAGCCTGGGCGCGGAGGGCATCGGCCTGTGCCGCACGGAGCACATGTTCCTCGGCGAGCGGCGCGTGCTCGTCGAGCGTGTGGTGCTCGCGACGGACGACGACGAGCGGCAGGAGGCGCTGGACGCGCTGCTGCCGCTGCAGCGGCAGGACTTCACGGACCTGCTCGAGGCGATGGACGGGCTGCCGACGACCATCCGGCTCATCGACCCGCCGCTGCACGAGTTCCTGCCCGACCTCACGGAGCTGTCCGTGAAGGTCGCGCTGGCCGCCGAGCGGGGCCGCGTCGACGAGCGTGAGGTCACGCTGCTCACCGCGGTGCGCCGCATGCACGAGGCCAACCCGATGCTGGGCCTGCGTGGGGTGCGCCTGGGGCTCGTCGTGCCCGGCCTGTTCGACCTGCAGATCCGCGCGGTCGCCGAGGCGGTCGCGGCCCGGCTGGCCGACGGCGGCCACCCGCACGCGGAGATCATGGTCCCGCTGGTGGCCTCGGTGCAGGAGCTGCGCCTGGTCCGCGACCGCGCGACGACGATCATGGCCGAGGTGAGCACCGAGCAGGGCGTGACGGTGGACCTGCCGGTCGGCTG encodes the following:
- a CDS encoding alpha/beta hydrolase family protein, translating into MTASGAWRRVTRLTGRGGRSGRSASAYGLVAGVALGVVLLAVIGAVMGPRWDPVPLADEIEIGSTSTAIGDAPPLAVHDVRTVEVTVPLDGASVRARLSLPVDVTEPAPAVLFVHGAGTGRFAQAFTAQAQALAAAGVVAMVPDKRLDTYTTRHRDYVAMADDYLRSVDLLRDRPEVDPDRVVVYAESEGGWIAPVMAAQDPRLDALVLVSSPVVPPRQQAAFAVDAYLRNTGVPQAMFRAIPRAVGMSMPGGGFEYADFDVQPWQQQVRQPVLVVYGTGDASMPVVQGAQQILTDVAVTGNHDVTVRYYDGANHGMRVDGEVLPAFLEDLAGWVQGLPDTADAAPRVAGAQPEQTYLAGPVPQPGWLRDGSVLLGLVIGALALLLVASLTVGTTRVVQGVTARRTVEDDAPPPPRYARGVAGRLALVGGATVATAAALVWYVVSVARLAVDYERNAWVVQGGWVGVRLLGTAAVLAVVLLARRAHDAQQDDEAVGPGVARFFAMWCVLAGSAVLLVVLAYWGVFQLGI
- the era gene encoding GTPase Era; amino-acid sequence: MTHRSGFACLVGRPNTGKSTLTNALVGQKVAITSGRPQTTRHVVRGIVHREDAQLVLVDTPGLHRPRTLLGERLNDLVRDTLTEVDVIGFCVPADERIGPGDRFITEQLARLSQPGRANTPVVAVVTKTDTVPRAKLAEQLMAVDQLGEWADIVPVSSRDGYQVDVLADVLVGHLPEGPALYPAGELTDEPELVMVAELVREAALEGVRDELPHSLAVVVDEIVPRDQPPGADGRPLLDVRVHLFVERDSQKAIVIGRGGARLRDVGTRARTQIEALLGARVFLDLHVKVAKDWQRDPKQLGRLGF
- a CDS encoding hemolysin family protein, producing MSGVPVALLLAIALLGIVLAAALSAGEVAVQRVTRARVAELEHDRPGAAARVRRLVDDPARVAAAAAFVRLLGEMTATVCLTLALSAGSLSWWATALLAIAACAVVAFLLVRVSPRSMGRRHPVGVLASLSRLLLTVTRLAGGVGRRADPAASTSEQDDAELRDMVERVSESDAIEENEREMFRSVLELGDTLTREVMVPRTDMITTRASTPLHKVLALLLRSGFSRVPVVGESVDDVVGVLYLKDIVRRIPAPAGGRDAGDDDPLDAPASSLARPAVYVPESKPVDALLRELRDGSSHIALVVDEYGGIAGLVTIEDALEEIVGELTDEHDTSAPGVEEIGDGGYRVPARLGRDELGDLFGIEVEDEDVDTAAGLLAKALGKVPLPGSVGEIHGLRLEAERVEGRRKRLATVLVHRAADADEGTPSTPARGTSATGTPARGTPATRDHGAEATR
- the ybeY gene encoding rRNA maturation RNase YbeY, translated to MSVEVSNESGVEVDEAEFSALGRYVMDAMHVHPQADLFVRLVDTGTMTDLHVRWMDEPGPTDVLSFPMDELRPGREGEPAGPGVLGDVVLCPEVAATQARAAGHSTAEEMLLLTTHGILHLLGYDHAEPDEEKEMFALQRRLLLTFLAGR
- a CDS encoding PhoH family protein; this translates as MAETSPQPRVPQSRHARVEHRITVPTDVSMVELLGLRDEVLRSIEDGFRTVDVHVRGNEVTLAGPPGDVALVTRLVDELIEMAAAGTPLSPDVVLRSVKMLTADSGARPADVLTFNILSSRGRTIRPKTPGQKEYVDAIARTTVTFGIGPAGTGKTYLAMAKAVQALQAREVTRIVLTRPAVEAGERLGFLPGSLSDKIDPYLRPLYDALHDMVDPDSIPRLMEAGTIEVAPLAYMRGRTLNDAFVILDEAQNTSVEQMKMFLTRLGFGSKVVVTGDVTQVDLPSSTTSGLRVVEQVLAGVDDIAFCRLTSTDVVRHRLVGEIIDAYARWDRS
- the ppdK gene encoding pyruvate, phosphate dikinase, whose protein sequence is MARYVKDFSEGDKDQKDLLGGKGANLAEMTRLGLPVPPGFTITTEACRAYMRTGELPPELRVEVTMAVRHLEDELGRRLGDFHDPLLVSVRSGAKFSMPGMMETVLNVGLNDASVQGLAELSGDERFAWDSYRRLIQMFGRTVLDIDADLFADALDKAKAARGVSADVDLDATDLHALVDTYKQIVRDGSGREFPQHPREQLDLAIVAVLESWGTDRARLYRRKERIPDDLGTAVNVCSMVFGNLGPTSGTGVAFTRDPASGRTGDYGDYLVNAQGEDVVAGIRNTLSLADLEEVDPAASAELRQAMRRLETHYRDLCDIEFTIERGKLWMLQTRVGKRTAPAAFRIACQLVDEHLITMDEALSRVTGAQLSQLQFPQFAADGADRVLLTKAMPASPGAAVGMAVFDSATAEQWATEGKDVVLVRRETNPDDLGGMIAAVGVLTARGGKTSHAAVVARGMGRTCVVGAEELTVDATARTMVTRSGHTVTEGEVIAIDGTSGEVFLGDVPVVPSPVQRYLEDGLDVALDEAPDEETRDLVRAVDRILEHADATRRLRVHANADTAEDATRARSLGAEGIGLCRTEHMFLGERRVLVERVVLATDDDERQEALDALLPLQRQDFTDLLEAMDGLPTTIRLIDPPLHEFLPDLTELSVKVALAAERGRVDEREVTLLTAVRRMHEANPMLGLRGVRLGLVVPGLFDLQIRAVAEAVAARLADGGHPHAEIMVPLVASVQELRLVRDRATTIMAEVSTEQGVTVDLPVGCMIELPRAALTADRLATQAQFFSFGTNDLTQTTWGFSRDDVEGAFFSQYAANGVLSVSPFETIDVTGVGSLVRTAVELGRTTRPDLTLGVCGEHGGDPESIRFFDAVGLDYVSCSPFRVPIARLEAGRAAVEHVGSDSR